From Microbacterium sp. LWH11-1.2, one genomic window encodes:
- a CDS encoding PadR family transcriptional regulator, producing MGKQMTEMLKGTLEGIVLALLAEQPAYGYEITARVREHGFTDIAEGTIYALLVRIEQKSLVDVEKVPSEKGPPRKVYSLNAAGTQELEDFWNTWSFLKKHIEQLNTNNTENKEN from the coding sequence ATGGGCAAGCAGATGACCGAGATGCTCAAGGGCACTCTGGAGGGCATCGTCCTGGCCCTCCTGGCCGAGCAGCCGGCTTACGGGTACGAGATCACCGCGCGAGTGCGCGAACACGGGTTCACCGACATCGCCGAGGGCACGATCTACGCACTGCTGGTGCGGATCGAGCAGAAGAGTCTCGTCGACGTCGAGAAGGTCCCGAGCGAGAAGGGCCCGCCGCGCAAGGTGTACAGCCTCAACGCCGCCGGCACGCAGGAACTCGAGGACTTCTGGAACACCTGGAGCTTCCTCAAGAAGCACATCGAACAGCTGAACACGAACAACACCGAGAACAAGGAGAACTGA